The DNA sequence ACTTCCAAGCACGCCAAGATGGTAATCCAAACACCTATGCTTTTGTGGCATCACCAGAAATCACAACAGCACTTGCGATTGCAGGGGATTTAGGTTTTAATCCACTCACGGATTCTTTAACCAATGAAAAAGGGGAAAAGGTAAAACTAGACCCTCCTACAGGAGAAGAACTTCCTAGCAAAGGTTTTGCGGTTGAAGATGCAGGTTATGTGGCTCCAGCAGCAGATGGATCTGGTGTGCAAGTGATTGTGGACCCAAGTTCCACTAGACTACAACTCCTTGCTCCATTCAAAGCTTGGGAAGGAACAGACCTCAAAGGATTGAAACTTCTCATCAAAGCCAAAGGGAAATGTACAACAGACCATATCTCAATGGCGGGCCCTTGGTTAAAATTTCGTGGTCACTTGGATAATATTTCCAATAACCTCCTCATCGGTGCTACAAACTTCTTTAATGGCAAAACCAACGAAGTGAAAAACCAAGTTTCAGGAAACTACGAACCAGTCCCTCAAACCCAAAGAGCTTACAAAGCACAAGGGATTGGGTCGATTGTAGTTGGAGATGAAAACTATGGGGAAGGTTCTTCTCGCGAACACGCGGCGATGGAACCAAGGCATCTTGGTGTAAGAGCAGTACTTGTAAAATCGTTTGCACGGATCCACGAAACAAACTTAAAAAAACAAGGGATGCTTGCACTTACGTTCGCCAACAAAGATGATTACGATAAAATCCAAGAAGACGATTCAATCGACATCATCGGTCTCACTTCTTTCCAAGAAGGAAAACCACTCAGTTTGGTTCTCAATCATAAAGATGGAAAAAAAGATGAGATCCAAGTGAACCATACTTACAATGCGCAACAAATCGAATGGTTCAAAGCAGGTGCTGCTTTGAATTTGATGAAAGCGTAAAACAACTCGATGAAACACTTGCCAGAGTCATTTCTGGCAAGTCCTTCTTTTTCATGCCAACTCCTAAATCCAAAAAAAATATAAATTCAAATTCCGAAACCAATCCAAACAAATCGAAGGCCTCAGTTGGACAAGAAACAATGGATGAATCCATTGTATGGACAGGGGAATCTTCCAACCAAACAAAAGCACAAAAAGAATTTAATGACGCTCTTCGCAAACACAAAGAAACTTTAGAACGTTCCAAAGAAATAGAACCTTTATTCCAATTGGTGAACGAAACGTACTTAAACGTTGTTTTACCAGAATTAAACAAACAGAAACAATTGGAACGGGAACGATTTGAACTGATGTGTTCGATCTTAATGGAAGAAAAATTATCTTTTGGGAAAATGCAAAGAGAGTTTTTACGCCGGTATTTGCTCGATATGTGTAATGATAATTTGACAGAAGACCCAGAATTTTATACTCCATTTCGAGACCAGTTGGAAACCAAATTTGAAAAATTAGAACGGATTCGTTACAAAAACCAAATGGAGTCTCGGATCAAACAAACCTTTGGAATGGATATTGATTTGGATGATTTCAATCGCACCCAATTTGATTCCGATGAAGAAAGAGAATCTCACGAAGAAAAATACAGAGACTTCCGAGAAAAGTATGAAGAATATAGAGCAGAATATTTTCGAAAATCAAAGTCTGGATTCAAAGACAAAAAAAAATCCAAAGCACAACTGGATAAAGAAAAAAAACAATTAGAAGCAGAACGGTTGTTAAGTACTGACATCAATACCTTATTTAAGAATCTAGCTAAACTCATCCATCCAGACAAAGAACAAGATCCTGTATTACGTGAAAAAAAAGCAAAACTGATGACCAAACTCTCTGGTGCCAGGGATAATATGAATATTGCTGAAATTTTAGAAATCAAACTCCAAGTAGACGAACTCATTCCAAACCAACAAACTGATGTATCGTTTCATGATACCTCCATCAAACGATTTGTTGGGATCATCAAATCTAAAATCCGAGAATTGGAAGATTCGATACGGCAAAGATTTTTTTCCCATCCTCTCATGGCAGATTTCCCTTCCAGTAAAATCACAAAAGAATCATTGGATGTGTATCTAAAACGAGTGAAACTTGATAACCAAATGGTGACAAAAGCGTATCAAAAAGAAGTGGATCAGTTAACCAAAGAACCAAAGTACATTAAAGAGATGATTAAAGAGCTGCAAAGTTTAGGAGTCCAATTCTAATGAAAGGATTTTTAAAACAAAAACAAACAGGCCTTGGTAAAAATGGAAAAGAATTTGGAAGTGAATACTGGTCCGAAATTTACGGGAATGGTCTAGATGTAGACGGTTCTTATAATGCCAAACAACATGCAGACTATCTAAAAGCTCTTTTCCAACTTATGGAAATTCCAGTTTATAAAATAGCCGACTTTGGTTTTGGAAAGGGGATTTTACTTCGTGAGATGGTAAAGGTTTTTTCGCCAGTGAAGGTGTATGCAGTGGATGCGTCTAAAGAGGCTTATGAAGATTTGAAGAAAAAAGATTGGGTCAAACGATCAGATAAGTTTCATATTTACCATGAATCATTGGAAACATTAATTTTGCCAAAATTGGAAAAGGAACCAGTGGAACTTGGGATTTGTAATTCCGTGATCCAATACTTATCTGATAACCAAATTCCATCTGTTTTAGAAAAAATGGCAAAGTATTGTAATTATTTATATTTTACAGTTCCAACAAATGTAGATTATGCGGTGATGAAAGAAGAAATGTCCTTTGTGGATCCATATGCATTTTCCAGGACAAAACAAAAATATAGAAAGTGGATCGCAAGGGACTTCGAAATTGTTGGTTACAATCTATTACAAAGTAAATGGTTAGGTGAAAAAGGATTTAAAGAAGATTTTTTTCGGATCTAAATCGATTCTGATTTTGGAAAATAGTGCTCGAGACTAAACAAGTATGACAGAAATTATTCTCTTCGAACAATACTTATCCTTAGACTATTCGATTTTTACAATCCTTGGGTATCCCTTATCGTTATTAGAATTTTTAGGTACTACATCTGGACTTGTCTGTGTGTACTTAGCTTGTAGGAATCATATCCTGACTTGGCCCATAGGAATTTTTAATTCGATTTGTTTTTTCTTTTTATTTTTCCAAATCCAATTGTATTCGGATATGTTGTTACAAGTTTATTTTTTTGGATCTAGTATTTATGGTTGGATCATTTGGAGAAAACGAACCGGTCAATTTACGAAGATTGTATCATTAGGGAGAAACAAAAACTTTTTTGTGATTTTCCTTTTGATCGTCGGAACCTTTGGCCTTGGGTTTTTTACAAAACACTTGCCCATTTGGTTCCCAAGTTTGTTTGCCAAACCACCTGATTATTTGTATTGGGATGCATTTACAACTGTAACAAGTATCATTGCCAATTTACTGCTTGCCCAAAGAAAATTGGAATCTTGGTTTTTATGGGTGTTTGTGGATATCGTTTGTATTGTTTTGTATTCTCTGAAGAATATTCCTTTTGTGACAGTTGAATATGTGATTTTCCTTCTCATTGCTTTTTATGGTTCGTGGCATTGGTACAAGGAGTATCGGGAGAATCAAAAATCGACTTCTATATCGATATGATTCGGAAACGATCAAACAGATACTGTATTCAATTGTTTGATCGTTTGATGGATTCGAATTCCTTTGGTTTAGACTTTGATTTTGCGATTTTCTGGTCGTAAGTACCAGGAAATCGCAGTTAAACTTAACAGTAACAAAGATGGTAAAACTTCTGTTATGGGATGTCCACAAGTGATGTGAGAAATTGCCGCTCCAGACATCGCAAAGAAGAACCCTGCATACGCCCATTCTTTCAGTAGTAAAAATTTTGGAACCAGTACGGCGATGACCCCAAGTAATTTCCAAACACCTAGAAGAGTGAGAAAGTAGGTTGGGTATCCCAATTGGTTTATCTTTTCCACTTCTTCAGGAAGTTTCAAAAGTTGGACGATGGCTGTGGAACTCATACCCAGTGATAACCAAAGGGTAAAGAACCAATATAGAATTTTGTTTGTTTTCTCTGACATAAATGATCTCCTAAATAAAAAATGTAATCCCTAATTTGAATGGATTCAGTATTCCTAAACAAAACTTGAACTATCAATGATTCTTTTAATCGTTTAATCCTTTTCCAATTAAGATATTGGGGATATGTTTTGTGATTCTTTCTTCTCTTGTTTCTTTTCGTTTTGCAGAATTAAAGAAGAGTAGGTACCCTCTTTGCCTACCGGGAGTTAACTCTTGGAATGCGGTCTGTAATTTTGGATTTTGTTCCAATATTCTTAAAAACTCTTCTGGAACTTCAAACTCTGAAGTTTTTTTCAAAATTGGTTTTTTCCCAGCTTTTTCCAACTCGATTGCATCTCTCATAAATGCCTGAATCGTGTTTTTTGATTTTGTAATTTGTTCTGCTGATTGGAAACGCATTTGCCTAGCAGCTTGTACGTTTTTTGTTTGTTGGATGAGAATTTTTTTTGAGTCTTTTAACAATGCACCTTTGAAAAATAAAATCGCAACGTATTCTTTGAATCCATGTAATAAAAATACATTTTGACCATTTAATGTGTAACAAGGTTGTCCCCATTTAATTTCTTCAGTGA is a window from the Leptospira ellinghausenii genome containing:
- a CDS encoding YdeI/OmpD-associated family protein gives rise to the protein MEPKPKKSNTKNPNSFFDEVKSWKKEFQILRSLALESKLTEEIKWGQPCYTLNGQNVFLLHGFKEYVAILFFKGALLKDSKKILIQQTKNVQAARQMRFQSAEQITKSKNTIQAFMRDAIELEKAGKKPILKKTSEFEVPEEFLRILEQNPKLQTAFQELTPGRQRGYLLFFNSAKRKETREERITKHIPNILIGKGLND
- a CDS encoding class I SAM-dependent methyltransferase; this translates as MKGFLKQKQTGLGKNGKEFGSEYWSEIYGNGLDVDGSYNAKQHADYLKALFQLMEIPVYKIADFGFGKGILLREMVKVFSPVKVYAVDASKEAYEDLKKKDWVKRSDKFHIYHESLETLILPKLEKEPVELGICNSVIQYLSDNQIPSVLEKMAKYCNYLYFTVPTNVDYAVMKEEMSFVDPYAFSRTKQKYRKWIARDFEIVGYNLLQSKWLGEKGFKEDFFRI
- a CDS encoding DoxX family protein is translated as MSEKTNKILYWFFTLWLSLGMSSTAIVQLLKLPEEVEKINQLGYPTYFLTLLGVWKLLGVIAVLVPKFLLLKEWAYAGFFFAMSGAAISHITCGHPITEVLPSLLLLSLTAISWYLRPENRKIKV
- the pnuC gene encoding nicotinamide riboside transporter PnuC codes for the protein MTEIILFEQYLSLDYSIFTILGYPLSLLEFLGTTSGLVCVYLACRNHILTWPIGIFNSICFFFLFFQIQLYSDMLLQVYFFGSSIYGWIIWRKRTGQFTKIVSLGRNKNFFVIFLLIVGTFGLGFFTKHLPIWFPSLFAKPPDYLYWDAFTTVTSIIANLLLAQRKLESWFLWVFVDIVCIVLYSLKNIPFVTVEYVIFLLIAFYGSWHWYKEYRENQKSTSISI